One segment of Aquimarina sp. BL5 DNA contains the following:
- a CDS encoding non-ribosomal peptide synthetase/type I polyketide synthase, producing MSTNKEQLKQALLAIKKLKSQLHNSQENEAIAIIGIGCRFPGGVVDLESYWKLLSQGIDAITEIPQERWKSSEWFSEEMDEPGKTYSKWGGFLKDIEKFDADFFGISPREAKYIDPQQRLFLEVCWEAIELAGYTKSDLFNSNTGVYAGVYGNDYQHQVMNRADHIDAYSFMGSLHSTITGRIAYWLGLKGPNMAIDTACSSSLVAIHTAVKALRNKECDMAIAGGVNIILKPENTVGLSKINGLSPTGKCHTFSDDADGFVRSEGAGVILLKKLSQAEQDGDTILGVIKGSAVNQDGQSQGFTAPSGNAQQQVIQKALLDAGILPSDIDYIEAHGTGTTLGDTIEIDALHQVFHKFRNGSGPLLVGSVKTNIGHTESAAGIAGLIKVILALQKKQLPKTVHTESLNRNVDWSQTIVKVVDDNIPWSKNEERIRRAGISSFGISGTNAHLIVEEPPIVEVKKITKNMDSQNHILPISGETKEALQIRLRELKKYLNNNTEELLESIAFTLAVKREHFRYKTAVYGKNKEELIANIDDILKEHAQIAKQVTTGKTAFLFTGSGSQYSTMGKLLYATEEVFKKAIEYCTKLASAYLETDLLEVLYGSNENLINDAEYMQPALFAYEYAMYQLLKSKGIEPQVLIGHSLGEIIAACIAGVFSIEDGIKLVCQRGKLIQSLPSGGSMVSIRASEDEVNKLIRNKKSKVAIAAVNGDLQTVISGDKDEVETIRLIFNKKGIKTKALKTPYAFHSPLMDPILDRYADEVSLIEFFKPQKTIISNLTGKIAGDIMLTPEYWIDHLRKTVRFSDGLNQLKDIGVQTFIEVGPSPILLGIAGTCLPDLKAIWLPTSRENNEAIIYESFCKWYAYGGNVNWKSMHKNEKIMVAPLPTYPFQKEKHWFSKTESTKNIGKPTGHKLLGNRLEIANLNVYEARISLDIQQYFNDHRILNQPIAPISYLIEVLQVYIDQQLDNSYGIKELFLLSPLSLTKETEIVSQLIVQKTDNLCQFSHYSRENDQDQWKLQAKGNLESLHKKEDSKFSTIKKRYTPFMSNDNFYMNLWKKGIQYGDSYRGVQQVYKSDNGVLGEIFTPESSKYKTESSKIHSILLEAAFQLINVVSEVEDDRVYLLYELENFKVHKHFSSSSIWAEVLLKDNESEETGVINAQITIWDHNETLIASIESIKARKVSVSRLLPASQNSNWQYTLDWKKINSLVQEVDQKENNDKWVIFDQDDEGSSLQNELLKQGKTAFRFSEWSQVVTWVKDQKIDHIIVQWGSKYPERNYIEQTEKDTIQGLQILQQIQSWVNDNELPKLKSLCWITKTSLSNPFCTFNHATLWGMGKVFTSEFPEVSFKLINVTENSGYEESLLNLLLTDIKETQLCISGKDIFALRLLIPSFDFDKENITFNPTKQSTVLITGGLKGLGYISAELLIKEYGIKHAILLGRSEPTEKVMAKIEALRNEGVVITIANGNVTDKGFLKGVLDDVPKEFPLKGVIHSAGVTNAITIERQDSEGFLREMAPKVEGAWNLHELTLDLDLDFFVLYSSAASVLDVLALGQSSYVAGNTYLDQLALYRRELNLPAHSINWSPWESIGMASALSDKELRRLSGLGFEFISKELGVEILQEILHQPSGQYPVLNLNRKIFNSYFSQNNVPQLYSESITVRNTDNDEQKTIGIEKKLSGLTRNDKLTKINELVAGEVSKVLSLSSGKSVDIQKNLFSQGLDSLMAVELKNRLSSRLAKSIPVSLILKTPQVNKLSEELLNKYFDAEDQIVKAIKLKGKNIVELKRKSLPFSSMQQRLWFVYKLTQKNELHNIFFELTYNGDLDEKILERTISYLAQRHESLRSRVVEEKKGNAYVEVLEDWCPEIIKKDFSQKSKSEQELAVKELRRDLMNYQFDFSFAPIHFEVVKLQNLKYQLMITQHHLFSDGWSIIVLMKEIIAVYNAFDLGKEPELVSITKNYEQLVKIEDEKLKAFYFEENISYWKEHLSDVPTLKLPLDKEYPNIKVYKGGNLNFEFTEQETKAIEKCIEQEGITLNTILFGAYTLLIYYFSNQEEFVIGSGMANRNEPGYENMIGYFANTIALSCKVSDQKTFRTYLKEVSQTIYDSMPHHTVPFNEVVKSVLKNRSGTNPVDNPLYNVSFVVNNFDLSELLDTQSDWVFDGVNLGIDGIAVDDLNMILIRHQQTLRGAINYNAEIFLKNTMLELVELYKYVVNAIVKDIDQNIGQAKLLPQKDYHKVLDFNRELKEYPREHSVIALFDQQVERTPNAIALSFATTKMSYSELQYKSIQLQEYLRDKLDIKPLDRVGIMMERSEIMIVAILGILRTGGCYVPIDNSYPDIRKEFMLKDTDTKVLITNNSLSHNLGTSDIIYVSLQNNSDIFESEINKDQSPIRIPSNSPAYIIYTSGSTGNPKGVVIPHRAIVSLIFNESLDFLGVNTVMYQYAPFTFDASTFEIWGTLLKGGKLVISLPGSKSSEVLSDEIVQNGINTLWLTASLFHLAVKSTPELFKNLRYILAGGESINADSVGKILEENNHLTFINGYGPTESTTFAVINRINNPTEIHTQKDIIGKPIDHTQLYIAGIQNDDISLKPIGVTGELLISGDGLAIKYLNDVEKTNEKFIHNIFSDDKESKLYRTGDLVRWLPDGTIEFIGRKDNQVKIRGYRIEIGEVESLITKCEDVEHCMVTVEDDPSGSARLVAHVVCNSKFNYQKIRNQIAGIVPNYMIPSIIRKLDTLPLNHNGKADKNSVQLETVLSDKKQIEVRNNTSFDFVNCNRISNIWGKALDLSEVDWDSDFFELGGHSLLANQIITDIQTSYGVEVSLSDLFRENTVRKLTAYIHSLSSEVITTNGDYGKVADIWGKALDLSEVDWDSDFFELGGHSLLANQIITDIQTSYGVEVSLSDLFRENTVRKLTAYIHSLSSEVSEVVTTNGDYGKVADIWGKALDLSEVDWDSDFFELGGHSLLANQIITDIQTSYGVEISLSDLFRENTVKKLTEFITSKEKTAEKQDVVLNV from the coding sequence ATGAGTACCAATAAAGAACAACTAAAGCAAGCTTTACTAGCAATAAAAAAATTAAAAAGTCAATTACATAACTCACAAGAAAATGAAGCTATCGCTATAATTGGTATAGGGTGTCGTTTTCCTGGGGGAGTTGTTGATTTAGAGAGTTATTGGAAACTTTTAAGCCAAGGAATTGATGCTATTACAGAAATACCGCAAGAACGATGGAAATCTTCTGAATGGTTTTCAGAGGAAATGGATGAACCAGGAAAAACGTACTCCAAATGGGGTGGATTTTTAAAAGATATTGAAAAGTTTGACGCTGATTTTTTTGGTATTTCACCAAGAGAGGCAAAATACATAGATCCGCAGCAAAGGTTATTTCTTGAGGTATGTTGGGAAGCTATTGAACTTGCAGGGTATACCAAGTCTGATTTATTCAATAGTAATACTGGGGTGTATGCAGGAGTATATGGTAACGATTATCAACACCAGGTAATGAACAGGGCAGACCATATTGACGCCTATTCCTTTATGGGTTCTTTGCATAGTACAATTACAGGAAGAATTGCTTATTGGTTAGGGTTAAAGGGGCCTAATATGGCTATAGATACTGCTTGCTCATCATCGTTAGTTGCAATCCATACCGCGGTTAAAGCTTTAAGAAATAAAGAATGCGATATGGCTATTGCCGGAGGGGTTAATATTATTCTTAAACCCGAGAATACTGTTGGCTTAAGTAAAATAAATGGATTATCTCCTACAGGAAAATGTCATACTTTTTCTGATGATGCTGATGGATTTGTAAGAAGTGAGGGAGCTGGAGTAATACTATTAAAAAAATTATCTCAAGCAGAACAGGATGGAGATACAATTTTAGGAGTAATAAAAGGAAGTGCAGTGAATCAAGATGGTCAAAGTCAAGGTTTTACGGCTCCTAGTGGAAACGCACAACAACAAGTCATTCAAAAAGCATTATTAGACGCAGGAATACTTCCTTCCGATATTGATTATATTGAGGCGCACGGTACAGGAACAACGCTGGGAGATACCATAGAAATTGATGCGCTACATCAGGTATTTCATAAGTTTAGAAACGGATCTGGACCATTACTTGTGGGATCGGTAAAAACTAACATAGGGCATACAGAGTCAGCAGCGGGAATTGCTGGATTAATTAAAGTAATTTTGGCTCTTCAAAAGAAACAATTACCCAAAACAGTTCATACAGAAAGTCTTAATCGAAATGTTGATTGGAGTCAAACAATAGTAAAAGTAGTAGATGACAATATTCCGTGGTCAAAGAACGAAGAAAGAATACGAAGAGCTGGAATAAGCTCTTTTGGAATTAGTGGAACGAACGCACATTTGATAGTTGAAGAACCTCCTATTGTGGAAGTTAAGAAGATTACAAAAAATATGGATTCTCAGAACCATATCCTTCCTATATCAGGAGAAACAAAAGAAGCACTTCAAATTAGACTAAGAGAATTAAAAAAGTATTTAAATAATAATACTGAAGAATTACTAGAAAGTATAGCATTTACTTTAGCAGTAAAAAGAGAACATTTTAGATATAAAACAGCTGTATATGGAAAAAATAAAGAAGAATTAATCGCTAATATAGATGATATTCTTAAAGAGCATGCTCAAATAGCTAAACAAGTAACTACAGGAAAAACAGCTTTTTTATTTACAGGCAGCGGTTCTCAGTATAGCACAATGGGAAAACTCCTGTACGCTACAGAAGAAGTGTTTAAAAAAGCAATTGAATATTGTACAAAACTAGCTTCAGCTTATTTAGAAACTGATCTTCTAGAAGTATTATATGGCTCAAATGAAAATTTGATAAATGATGCTGAATATATGCAACCGGCGCTTTTTGCTTATGAGTACGCAATGTACCAGCTGTTGAAATCAAAAGGGATAGAACCTCAGGTACTTATTGGGCATAGTCTAGGAGAGATTATAGCAGCTTGTATCGCAGGTGTTTTTAGCATTGAAGATGGCATTAAACTGGTATGTCAAAGAGGTAAATTAATACAGAGTCTCCCATCTGGTGGCAGTATGGTTTCTATCAGAGCCTCTGAAGATGAGGTGAATAAATTGATTAGAAATAAAAAATCTAAAGTTGCTATTGCTGCTGTTAATGGGGATCTTCAAACTGTAATTTCTGGAGATAAAGATGAAGTAGAAACTATTAGATTAATATTTAATAAAAAAGGAATAAAAACTAAGGCTTTAAAAACTCCTTACGCTTTCCATTCTCCATTAATGGATCCAATCTTAGATCGTTATGCAGATGAGGTGTCTTTAATTGAATTCTTTAAACCTCAAAAAACAATTATAAGTAATCTTACAGGTAAGATAGCGGGTGATATTATGTTAACTCCAGAGTATTGGATAGATCATTTAAGAAAAACTGTGCGTTTTTCTGATGGGTTAAATCAATTAAAGGACATAGGGGTTCAAACATTTATAGAAGTGGGACCATCTCCTATTTTGTTGGGAATAGCAGGAACTTGTCTCCCAGATTTAAAAGCAATTTGGTTACCGACTTCTAGAGAAAATAACGAGGCGATTATTTATGAAAGTTTCTGTAAATGGTATGCTTATGGAGGTAATGTGAATTGGAAATCAATGCATAAAAATGAGAAAATAATGGTTGCTCCACTTCCAACATATCCCTTTCAAAAAGAAAAACATTGGTTTAGTAAAACAGAAAGCACAAAAAATATAGGAAAGCCAACAGGACATAAACTGTTGGGTAATCGATTAGAAATAGCAAATCTCAATGTCTATGAAGCAAGAATATCTTTAGATATACAACAATACTTTAATGATCATAGGATTTTAAATCAACCTATAGCGCCAATATCTTATCTTATAGAAGTATTACAAGTCTATATCGATCAACAATTAGATAATTCTTATGGTATTAAAGAATTGTTTTTATTATCTCCATTGTCACTCACGAAGGAGACCGAAATTGTAAGTCAATTAATAGTACAAAAAACAGATAATCTATGTCAATTTAGCCATTATAGTAGAGAAAATGATCAAGATCAATGGAAGCTCCAGGCAAAAGGAAATCTTGAATCCTTACATAAAAAGGAGGATTCGAAATTTTCTACAATAAAGAAAAGATATACTCCTTTTATGTCCAATGATAATTTTTATATGAATTTATGGAAAAAAGGAATTCAATATGGAGATTCATATAGAGGAGTACAACAGGTTTACAAAAGCGATAATGGGGTTTTGGGAGAAATTTTTACTCCTGAAAGTTCAAAATATAAAACGGAGAGTTCTAAAATACATTCTATTCTGTTAGAGGCCGCATTTCAGCTAATTAACGTTGTTTCAGAAGTCGAAGACGATAGGGTTTATTTATTATATGAATTAGAAAACTTTAAGGTTCACAAACATTTTAGTTCATCATCAATATGGGCAGAAGTATTGCTTAAAGATAATGAATCAGAAGAAACCGGAGTAATAAATGCCCAAATAACAATATGGGATCATAATGAAACCCTTATTGCTAGTATAGAATCTATAAAAGCTAGAAAAGTATCAGTATCTCGACTTCTACCTGCTAGCCAAAATAGCAATTGGCAATATACATTAGACTGGAAAAAAATTAATAGTCTTGTCCAAGAAGTAGATCAAAAAGAAAATAATGACAAATGGGTGATTTTTGATCAAGACGATGAAGGTAGTTCATTGCAAAATGAATTACTTAAACAAGGTAAAACAGCTTTCCGTTTTTCAGAATGGAGTCAGGTTGTGACTTGGGTAAAAGATCAAAAAATTGATCATATTATTGTTCAATGGGGCAGTAAGTACCCAGAAAGAAATTATATAGAACAAACAGAAAAAGATACTATCCAGGGTTTACAAATATTACAGCAAATACAATCGTGGGTTAATGATAATGAGCTTCCTAAGCTCAAAAGTCTTTGCTGGATTACCAAAACTAGCTTGTCTAACCCATTTTGTACTTTTAATCACGCTACGCTATGGGGAATGGGTAAAGTGTTTACAAGTGAATTTCCTGAAGTTTCATTTAAGTTAATTAACGTAACAGAAAATTCGGGATACGAAGAATCTTTATTAAACCTTCTTTTAACTGATATAAAAGAAACTCAATTATGTATTTCTGGCAAAGATATCTTCGCTTTAAGATTGTTAATACCGTCTTTTGATTTTGATAAAGAAAATATCACGTTTAATCCCACTAAACAAAGTACTGTATTGATTACAGGAGGATTAAAAGGGCTTGGATATATTTCTGCAGAGCTATTAATAAAAGAATATGGGATCAAACACGCTATACTATTAGGTCGAAGTGAACCAACTGAAAAGGTGATGGCTAAAATAGAAGCTTTAAGAAACGAAGGAGTGGTTATCACTATTGCCAACGGAAATGTAACTGATAAAGGGTTCTTAAAAGGTGTTTTAGATGATGTTCCTAAAGAATTTCCACTAAAAGGAGTTATACATTCGGCAGGAGTGACTAATGCAATTACGATAGAAAGACAGGATTCTGAAGGGTTTTTGAGAGAAATGGCGCCTAAGGTAGAGGGAGCCTGGAATTTACATGAATTGACCCTTGATCTGGATTTGGACTTTTTTGTTTTATATTCATCCGCAGCATCCGTTTTGGATGTTTTGGCTTTGGGGCAAAGTAGCTATGTAGCCGGGAATACGTATTTAGATCAATTAGCTTTATACAGAAGGGAACTCAATTTACCTGCACATAGTATCAATTGGTCTCCATGGGAGTCAATAGGAATGGCTTCAGCTTTATCAGATAAAGAATTACGTAGACTATCAGGATTAGGTTTTGAATTTATTAGTAAAGAATTAGGGGTCGAAATATTACAGGAAATATTGCATCAACCATCAGGACAATACCCAGTTCTGAATCTTAATAGAAAAATATTCAACTCATATTTTTCACAAAACAATGTACCTCAGTTATATAGTGAGTCAATTACTGTCAGAAATACTGATAATGATGAGCAGAAAACTATAGGAATTGAAAAAAAACTGAGTGGGTTAACCAGAAACGACAAGCTCACTAAAATTAATGAACTTGTTGCAGGAGAAGTATCAAAAGTATTATCTCTTTCTTCTGGAAAATCTGTAGATATACAAAAGAACCTCTTTTCTCAAGGATTAGATTCCTTAATGGCTGTTGAGCTTAAAAACAGGTTGTCATCAAGATTAGCAAAGTCTATACCCGTTTCGTTAATTCTAAAAACACCCCAGGTTAATAAACTATCTGAAGAGTTGTTAAATAAGTATTTTGATGCTGAAGATCAAATTGTTAAAGCTATAAAGCTAAAGGGAAAAAACATAGTAGAGCTAAAAAGAAAATCACTTCCGTTTTCATCAATGCAGCAAAGACTCTGGTTTGTGTATAAGCTTACACAAAAGAATGAGCTTCATAATATTTTCTTTGAATTGACATATAATGGAGATTTAGATGAGAAAATTTTAGAAAGAACAATATCTTATTTAGCACAAAGACACGAATCATTGCGATCCAGAGTGGTAGAAGAAAAGAAAGGAAACGCTTATGTAGAAGTTCTGGAAGACTGGTGTCCAGAGATCATTAAAAAAGATTTTAGTCAAAAATCTAAATCCGAACAGGAATTAGCCGTGAAAGAACTTCGTAGAGACTTGATGAATTACCAGTTTGACTTTTCTTTTGCTCCAATTCATTTTGAAGTAGTAAAACTTCAAAACCTCAAATATCAACTTATGATCACACAACATCATTTATTTTCTGATGGATGGTCAATAATAGTATTGATGAAAGAGATTATTGCAGTTTACAATGCATTTGATTTAGGTAAAGAGCCAGAACTAGTTTCTATAACAAAAAATTATGAGCAGTTAGTAAAAATAGAAGATGAAAAACTAAAAGCATTTTATTTTGAAGAAAATATTTCTTATTGGAAAGAGCACCTATCAGATGTACCAACTCTAAAACTTCCATTAGATAAAGAATATCCGAATATAAAGGTATACAAAGGAGGAAATTTAAACTTTGAATTTACAGAACAAGAGACTAAGGCAATCGAAAAATGTATTGAACAAGAAGGAATTACTTTGAATACAATTCTTTTCGGTGCTTATACTTTGCTGATTTATTATTTCTCTAATCAGGAAGAGTTTGTTATTGGTAGCGGAATGGCAAATAGAAATGAGCCAGGATATGAGAATATGATAGGTTATTTTGCCAATACGATAGCACTTAGTTGTAAAGTTTCTGATCAGAAAACTTTTAGAACTTATTTGAAAGAGGTGAGTCAAACCATATATGATAGTATGCCACATCATACAGTGCCTTTTAACGAAGTGGTAAAAAGTGTATTAAAAAATAGATCGGGAACAAACCCAGTTGATAACCCATTATATAATGTGTCATTTGTGGTTAATAATTTTGACTTATCTGAATTGTTGGATACACAATCAGATTGGGTTTTTGACGGAGTAAATTTGGGAATAGACGGTATTGCTGTGGATGACTTAAATATGATCCTCATAAGACACCAACAAACGTTAAGAGGAGCAATTAATTATAATGCAGAAATATTTTTAAAAAACACCATGTTGGAGTTGGTAGAACTCTATAAATATGTTGTTAATGCAATCGTAAAAGATATAGATCAAAATATCGGTCAGGCTAAACTGCTTCCGCAAAAAGATTACCATAAAGTACTTGATTTTAATAGAGAGCTTAAGGAATACCCAAGAGAACATTCAGTGATAGCGCTTTTTGATCAGCAAGTTGAGAGAACCCCTAATGCTATAGCATTGAGTTTTGCGACCACAAAGATGAGCTATAGCGAACTGCAATATAAATCGATTCAACTGCAAGAGTATTTACGAGATAAACTAGACATTAAACCTTTAGATCGAGTAGGTATTATGATGGAGCGATCAGAAATAATGATAGTTGCTATTCTTGGAATATTGAGAACAGGTGGATGTTATGTGCCTATTGATAATTCTTATCCCGATATTAGGAAAGAATTTATGCTAAAAGATACAGATACAAAAGTGTTGATTACTAATAATTCTTTATCCCATAATTTAGGAACTTCCGATATTATTTATGTGTCCTTACAAAACAATTCGGATATCTTTGAATCTGAAATTAATAAAGATCAAAGTCCAATAAGGATTCCATCAAATTCACCGGCCTATATAATCTATACGTCAGGGTCTACAGGAAACCCAAAAGGGGTAGTGATACCTCATAGAGCAATTGTAAGTTTGATTTTTAACGAAAGCCTAGATTTCTTGGGTGTCAATACGGTGATGTACCAGTATGCGCCCTTTACTTTTGATGCTTCCACGTTTGAAATATGGGGAACCTTACTTAAAGGAGGTAAATTGGTGATAAGTTTACCAGGCTCCAAGTCTAGCGAAGTATTGTCTGATGAGATTGTTCAAAATGGAATTAATACTTTATGGCTAACAGCTTCTTTATTTCATCTAGCCGTAAAGTCGACTCCGGAACTATTTAAGAATTTAAGATACATTTTGGCGGGAGGAGAATCTATCAATGCCGATTCGGTAGGAAAAATTTTAGAAGAAAATAATCACCTTACTTTTATAAACGGATATGGCCCTACAGAATCTACTACTTTTGCAGTAATTAACAGAATAAATAATCCAACTGAAATTCACACCCAAAAAGATATTATAGGTAAACCTATTGATCATACCCAGTTATATATTGCAGGAATACAAAATGATGATATTAGCCTAAAACCTATTGGTGTTACCGGAGAATTGCTGATAAGTGGAGATGGACTCGCGATTAAATACCTGAATGATGTTGAAAAAACTAATGAAAAATTTATCCATAATATATTTTCTGACGACAAAGAATCCAAATTATATAGAACAGGTGATTTGGTAAGATGGTTACCAGATGGTACTATAGAATTTATTGGAAGAAAAGATAATCAGGTAAAAATTAGAGGGTATAGGATTGAAATTGGAGAAGTAGAAAGCCTCATAACAAAGTGTGAAGATGTAGAACACTGTATGGTTACTGTAGAAGATGATCCAAGCGGATCTGCAAGATTAGTTGCTCATGTGGTATGCAACAGTAAATTTAACTATCAAAAAATTAGAAATCAAATCGCAGGGATAGTACCTAATTATATGATACCATCAATCATAAGGAAATTAGATACGTTACCTCTAAATCATAACGGGAAAGCAGATAAAAATTCAGTACAATTAGAAACAGTTTTATCTGACAAAAAACAAATAGAGGTTAGAAATAATACTTCTTTTGACTTTGTAAATTGTAACCGTATTTCGAATATCTGGGGTAAAGCACTGGATTTGAGTGAAGTTGATTGGGATTCGGATTTTTTTGAGTTAGGTGGTCATTCATTATTAGCTAACCAGATCATTACTGATATTCAGACGTCTTACGGAGTTGAGGTTTCATTAAGCGATTTGTTCAGGGAAAACACCGTACGTAAGCTGACTGCTTATATACATTCATTAAGTTCAGAGGTTATTACTACAAATGGAGATTATGGTAAGGTTGCTGATATTTGGGGTAAAGCACTGGATTTGAGTGAAGTTGATTGGGATTCGGATTTTTTTGAGTTAGGTGGTCATTCATTATTAGCTAACCAGATCATTACTGATATTCAGACGTCTTACGGAGTTGAGGTTTCATTAAGTGATTTGTTCAGAGAAAACACCGTACGTAAGCTGACTGCTTATATACATTCGTTAAGTTCAGAGGTTTCAGAGGTTGTTACGACAAATGGAGATTATGGTAAGGTTGCTGATATTTGGGGCAAAGCACTGGATTTGAGTGAAGTTGATTGGGATTCGGATTTTTTTGAGTTAGGTGGTCATTCATTATTAGCTAACCAGATCATTACTGATATTCAAACGTCTTACGGAGTTGAGATTTCACTAAGTGATTTGTTCAGGGAAAATACAGTAAAAAAGCTAACTGAGTTCATAACTTCAAAAGAAAAAACAGCTGAAAAACAAGATGTTGTCCTTAACGTGTAA
- a CDS encoding acyltransferase domain-containing protein encodes MKNHFLTIPYLKPSQLPAIGRYCSTFLENHKSLTLRQITATFFTAFQDNTFKIIIPIKKKSEIIENLKKVEEGHYTAISVYPEYSTNKSDKTAFFFTGGGAQYPKMGKHLYDKEPVFKNAIDQCADIAMNYLESDIRKVLFSGKTTKEGRLLNRIDYMQMTLFAYEYAMFSLWSSRGVKPDVVIGHSIGEIIASCVAGIFSIEDAIKLTCLSGELVETYTEKGQMVVVQANECIVSDFVKDYKTSIGIAVVNSPLQTVISGNSKDLKEVLYELESRGYETKTLKISHAFHSPLMLPALKKYKKLIKSLKINLPKIKMISCITGKEVDEKVLTLDYWTGHLMDSVKFSEGIQKLSKYEISKFIEVGPNPVLLGIIEQHPDIATANILQLSSADNDEPLKFYESIQKWMVEGGQVKSNSFYNKEDVCRDKFDDLFKDIIQIMNTSENKKEVILENQTTLSRMEIQLVLKEKIAKILLINEVSDLSLNIPLKELGLTSIKALKLVKELSKSLEKKITVSHLFDYPTIEFLTDFLISNTDLSITQEFSEKSDKKDDDIEQYIVKINDMSLDELEFELQKELDLLNT; translated from the coding sequence ATGAAAAATCATTTCCTAACCATACCTTATCTAAAACCTTCTCAGTTACCTGCTATTGGTAGATACTGTAGTACTTTTCTAGAAAACCATAAAAGTTTAACACTACGTCAGATTACTGCTACTTTTTTTACTGCTTTTCAGGATAATACTTTCAAAATAATTATTCCAATAAAGAAGAAATCAGAGATTATTGAAAACCTAAAAAAGGTAGAAGAAGGTCATTATACTGCTATTTCAGTATATCCTGAATATAGCACTAACAAATCAGATAAAACAGCTTTTTTCTTTACAGGGGGAGGTGCACAATATCCGAAGATGGGAAAACATCTGTACGATAAAGAACCAGTGTTTAAAAATGCTATAGATCAATGTGCAGATATAGCAATGAATTATCTCGAATCAGATATTAGAAAAGTATTATTTTCAGGAAAAACCACAAAAGAAGGTAGGCTACTTAATAGGATAGATTATATGCAGATGACATTATTTGCGTATGAATATGCTATGTTTTCTTTATGGAGTTCAAGAGGAGTGAAACCTGATGTTGTAATAGGGCATAGTATCGGAGAGATAATTGCATCCTGTGTTGCAGGAATTTTTTCAATTGAGGATGCTATTAAATTAACCTGTCTTAGTGGCGAGTTAGTAGAAACCTACACAGAAAAAGGACAGATGGTGGTTGTACAAGCCAATGAATGTATCGTTAGCGATTTTGTGAAGGACTATAAAACTTCAATAGGAATTGCTGTGGTAAACAGTCCATTACAAACTGTTATTTCTGGTAACTCCAAAGATCTTAAGGAAGTATTATATGAGTTAGAGAGTAGAGGGTATGAAACTAAAACCTTAAAAATATCTCACGCGTTCCATTCACCACTAATGTTACCCGCCTTAAAAAAGTATAAAAAACTAATCAAATCACTTAAAATAAATTTACCTAAAATCAAAATGATAAGTTGTATTACGGGTAAAGAAGTGGATGAGAAAGTATTGACTTTGGATTATTGGACAGGGCATTTAATGGATTCTGTAAAGTTTTCCGAAGGAATTCAAAAACTTAGCAAATATGAAATCTCTAAATTCATTGAAGTAGGTCCTAACCCTGTTTTATTAGGAATCATAGAACAACACCCAGATATAGCAACTGCTAATATCTTACAATTATCGTCAGCAGATAATGATGAACCCCTGAAATTTTATGAGAGTATTCAAAAATGGATGGTCGAAGGAGGGCAGGTAAAGAGTAACTCATTTTATAATAAAGAAGATGTTTGTAGGGATAAGTTTGATGATCTTTTCAAAGATATTATACAAATTATGAATACTTCAGAAAATAAAAAAGAAGTTATTCTCGAAAACCAAACTACATTGAGTAGAATGGAAATTCAATTAGTATTAAAAGAAAAAATAGCAAAAATTCTTTTAATAAATGAAGTTAGTGATCTTTCACTAAATATTCCATTAAAAGAACTTGGATTAACTTCCATCAAAGCTTTGAAACTTGTTAAAGAGTTATCGAAATCATTAGAAAAAAAGATAACCGTATCACATCTTTTTGATTATCCAACTATAGAATTTTTAACTGATTTTTTAATTTCTAATACAGATTTGTCTATTACTCAAGAATTTTCGGAAAAAAGCGATAAAAAGGATGATGATATTGAGCAATATATTGTTAAAATTAATGATATGAGTTTAGATGAACTAGAGTTTGAACTACAAAAAGAACTGGATTTATTGAATACCTAA